A section of the Oryzias melastigma strain HK-1 linkage group LG14, ASM292280v2, whole genome shotgun sequence genome encodes:
- the ankfy1 gene encoding rabankyrin-5 yields the protein MAEEEVAKLQKHLALLRQEYVKMQQKLADTERRCAVLAAQSSSQGSSGPVAADTFISRLLEIVASLYKQEQYSDLTVKVAGEDFCAHKFVLAARSDVWSLANLTTTSHLDLSDCKPEVAVAMLQWVYTDDLELSEDDVFLIDLMKLANRFQLQMLRERCEKGVMSSVNVRNCIRFYQTAEELDASTLMNYCGEIIASHWDDLRKEDFSTMSAQLLYKMIKSKTEYPLHKAIKIEREDVVFLYLIEMDSQLPGKLNQLDNNGDLPLDLALSRKLESIANTLVNNKADVDMVDQSGWSLLHKAIQRGDEFASIFLIRHSAQVNAATVGAVETPLHLVCSFSPKKHSAEVMSGMARIAEALLKAGANPNMQNSRGRTPLHEAVVSGNETVFQQLLQCKQLDLELKDHEGSTALWLALQYITLSSDPSVNPFEDDAVIVNGTSFDENGFAAELIKRGSNPDAPDASTENCLIQRAAQAGNEAAALFLATHGAKVNHVNKLGESPLHTACRNGLANLTAELLQQGANPNMQTQKALPDDAHGVALQTPLHMAIAHKHPDVVSVILEQKANALHATNNLQIIPDFSLKDAMDQTVLGLALWTGMHTIAAQLLGSGASINDTMSNGQTLLHMAIQRQDSKSALFLLEHQADINVRTQEGQTALQLAISNQLPLVVDAICTRGADMSVVDDKGDPPLWLALENGLEDIASTLVRHGCDSTCWSPGPSGCMQTLLHRAVDENNEVSACFLIRSGCDVNSPRRPGPNGEGDEEARDGQTPLHLASNWGLEEVVQCLLEFGASVNTQDAEGRTPIHAAISNQHNVIIQLLISHPEIRLNIRDRQGMTPFACAMTHKNNKAAEAILKREPGAAEQVDNKGRNFLHVAVQNSDIESVLFLISVQANVNSRVQDAAKLTPLHLAVQAGSEIIVRNLLLAGAKVNEVTKHRQTALHLAAQQDLATICSVLLENGIDFAAEDENGSNALHLAVMHGRLNNVRVLLTESNVDAEAFNLRGQSPMHVLGHYGKENAAAIFELFLECMPEYPLDKPDNEGNTVLLLAYMKGNANLCRAIVRAGARLGVTNNQGVNIFNYQVATKQLLFRLLDMLSKEPPWCDGSNCYECAAKFGVTTRKHHCRHCGRLLCHKCSLKEIPIIKFDLNKPVRVCDICFDVLTLGGVS from the exons AGGAGGTGGCCAAGCTGCAGAAGCACCTGGCCCTGTTGCGGCAGGAGTACGTGAAGATGCAGCAGAAGCTGGCCGACACCGAGAGGCGCTGTGCCGTGCTTGCTGCTCAGAGCTCCAGTCAGGGTTCCTCCGGCCCTGTAGCCGCAGACACCTTCATCAGCCGCCTGCTGGAAATCGTGGCCAGCCTCTATAAGCAGGAACAGTACAG CGATCTGACGGTGAAAGTTGCTGGTGAAGACTTTTGCGCCCACAAGTTTGTGCTGGCTGCTCGCAGTGACGTCTGGAGTCTGGCTAATTTGACCACCACCTCTCATCTGGACCTGTCAG ATTGCAAACCGGAGGTTGCTGTGGCGATGCTGCAGTGGGTGTACACGGATGACCTGGAGCTCAGCGAAGATGATGTCTTTCTGATCGATTTGATGAAGCTTGCAAACCGCTTCCAGCTGCAGATGCTCAGAGAGAG GTGTGAGAAAGGCGTCATGTCGTCGGTGAACGTGAGGAACTGCATCCGCTTCTACCAAACCGCAGAGGAGCTGGACGCCAGCACactaatgaactactgtggCGAGATCATAGCGAGCCATTGG GATGATCTTAGGAAAGAAGATTTCAGCACCATGAGTGCCCAGCTTCTatacaaaatgatcaaatctaaAACGGAGTATCCTCTGCACAAAGCTATTAAAATCGAGAGGGAAGATGTCGTCTTCCTGTATCTCATTGAGATGGACTCACAg TTGCCTGGTAAGCTGAATCAGCTGGACAATAACGGGGACCTGCCTCTTGACCTGGCATTGTCTCGTAAATTGGAAAGTATAGCCAACACTCTAGTGAACAACAAGGCAGACGTAGACATGGTGGATCAGAGTGGCTGGAGCTTGCTGCACAAGGCCATCCAAAGAG GTGATGAATTTGCCTCCATCTTCCTGATTCGTCACTCGGCTCAGGTGAATGCAGCCACCGTGGGGGCGGTGGAAACCCCGCTTCACTTGGTCTGTTCTTTCAGCCCCAAGAAACACTCTGCTGAAGTGATGAGCGGCATGGCACGGATCGCGGAAGCACTGCTCAAAGCTGGAGCTAACCCCAACATGCAGAACAGCAGGGGCCG AACTCCGCTGCATGAAGCCGTGGTATCAGGAAACGAGACCGTGTTCCAGCAGCTGCTACAGTGCAAACA GCTGGACCTGGAGCTGAAGGACCATGAGGGCAGCACAGCTCTGTGGCTGGCCCTGCAGTACATCACCCTGTCCTCCGACCCGTCTGTGAACCCCTTTGAGGACGACGCCGTCATCGTGAACGGCACCTCGTTTGACGAGAACGGCTTTGCAGCGGAACTGATCAAGAGGGGAAGCAATCCTGACGCTCCTGACGCTTCCACAG AAAACTGCCTTATTCAGAGAGCTGCTCAGGCTGGCAatgaagctgctgctctttTCTTAGCCACTCACGGTGCAAAGGTCAACCACGTTAACAAACTG GGTGAGAGCCCGCTCCATACAGCCTGTCGGAACGGCCTGGCAAACCTGACAGCTGAGCTGCTCCAGCAGGGGGCCAACCCCAACATGCAGACCCAGAAGGCTCTGCCGGATGATGCACACGGCGTGGCCCTACAGACCCCCCTGCACATGGCCATCGCTCACAAACACCCGGATGTGGTGTCCGTCATCCTGGAGCAAAAAG CTAATGCACTTCATGCCACCAACAACCTGCAGATCATTCCAGACTTCAGTCTCAAAGACGCCATGGACCAGACGGTGCTGGGTTTGGCCCTGTGGACCG GTATGCACACTATAGCAGCTCAGCTGCTGGGCTCAGGAGCTTCTATCAACGACACGATGTCCAACGGACAAACCCTGCTTCACATGGCCATCCAGAGACAGGACAGCAAGAGCGCTCTCTTTCTGCTGGAACATCAGGCAGACATCAACGTCCG GACTCAAGAGGGACAAACAGCACTACAGCTGGCCATCAGCAACCAGCTCCCCCTGGTGGTGGATGCCATTTGCACAAGAGGGGCAGACATGTCAGTGGTGGACGACAAAGGGGACCCTCCGCTGTGGCTGGCTCTGGAGAATGGCCTGGAGGATATTGCATCCACGTTG GTCCGGCATGGCTGTGACTCCACCTGTTGGAGCCCGGGCCCCTCTGGCTGCATGCAGACTCTCCTGCACCGAGCTGTAGATGAGAATAACGAGGTTTCAGCCTGCTTCCTCATCCGTAG tggtTGTGACGTGAACAGCCCTCGACGGCCGGGCCCCAACGGGGAGGGAGACGAAGAAGCCAGAGATGGACAAACGCCTCTTCATCTGGCAAGCAACTGGGGGCTGGAGGAGGTGGTGCAGTGTCTCCTGGAATTTGGAGCCAGTGTTAACACTCAG GATGCAGAAGGAAGAACTCCCATCCACGCCGCCATCAGCAACCAGCACAACGTCATCATCCAGCTACTCATTTCCCATCCAGAAATCCGGCTCAACATCCGCGACCGTCAAGGAATGACTCCGTTCGCCTGCGCCATGACGCACAAGAACAACAAAGCAGCAGAAGCGATCCTGAAGAGGGAGCCAGGTGCTGCTGAACAG GTGGACAACAAAGGCAGGAATTTCCTGCATGTGGCCGTTCAGAACTCTGACATCGAAAGCGTCCTGTTTTTGATCAGCGTTCAAGCCAATGTCAACTCCAGGGTTCAGGATGCAGCCAAACTCACCCCCCTCCACCTGGCTGTGCAGGCCGGCTCCGAGATCATCGTCCGCAATCTG TTGCTCGCGGGAGCCAAAGTAAACGAGGTGACCAAACACAGACAAACGGCGCTGCATTTGGCCGCCCAGCAGGACTTGGCCACTATATGCTCGGTGCTGCTGGAGAACGGCATCGACTTTGCAGCTGAGGATGAGAACGGCAGTAATG CTCTGCATCTGGCTGTGATGCACGGCCGCCTTAACAATGTCCGAGTCCTCCTCACCGAGTCCAACGTTGATGCTGAGGCCTTCAATCTCAG GGGTCAGTCACCGATGCACGTTCTAGGACATTATGGCAAAGAGAACGCTGCCGCCATCTTTGAGCTGTTCCTGGAGTGCATGCCTGAATATCCTCTCGACAAACCAGACAACGAAGGGAACACCG TGCTGCTCTTGGCGTATATGAAAGGGAACGCAAACCTCTGCCGTGCCATCGTACGAGCCGGGGCTCGACTGGGCGTCACCAATAATCAGGGCGTCAACATCTTTAACTACCAAGTTGCAACAAAGCAGCTGCTTTTTCGCCTTCTAG ATATGCTGTCCAAAGAACCCCCGTGGTGTGATGGATCCAACTGTTATGAATGTGCTGCAAAGTTTGGAGTCACAACCCGTAAACATCACTG CCGCCATTGTGGGCGACTGCTGTGCCACAAGTGCTCTTTAAAGGAGATTCCCATCATCAAGTTTGACTTGAACAAACCGGTGAGAGTGTGTGACATCTGCTTCGACGTACTGACTCTAGGCGGAGTGTCGTAG